A section of the Elizabethkingia anophelis R26 genome encodes:
- a CDS encoding sugar kinase, with amino-acid sequence MKDNTSSIKITTFGELLLRMQVSGGNRFTQMNELQVYIGGAEANVCILLSQLGLNTHYVTRLPDNDLSKLALDELYKYKVDTSDCIFGGERMGLYFVESGNYIRASQVIYDRSNSAFSTINEDEVNWDAVLADSTLFHWSGISPGVSLGAALMCKKAILSAYNNGIDISSDFNFRSKLWQYGKHSSEIMPGLLYYSTITIADLDSAEIYFGITTSKNDSHSDRFLKVYESLKEKMPYLKTLAMSFRSSEDATQVYYGMLLYEGQLYESKKAKLHVITDQIGTGDAFCAGLLYGLTNNLSGQETIDWAIACGALKQSVPGDFAIITPAEIQHFINHNSSNRINR; translated from the coding sequence ATGAAAGATAATACCTCTTCCATAAAAATAACAACATTTGGTGAATTGCTTCTGAGGATGCAGGTTTCCGGAGGAAATAGATTTACACAGATGAACGAATTGCAGGTTTACATAGGTGGCGCTGAAGCTAATGTATGTATCTTACTTTCACAATTGGGTCTCAATACTCATTATGTTACACGGTTACCGGATAATGATCTTTCAAAACTTGCACTGGATGAACTTTATAAATATAAGGTTGATACTTCGGACTGCATATTTGGTGGTGAAAGAATGGGATTGTATTTTGTAGAGTCAGGTAACTATATAAGAGCATCGCAAGTAATTTATGATCGTAGTAATTCTGCGTTTTCTACTATTAACGAGGATGAGGTTAATTGGGATGCTGTATTGGCAGATTCTACCTTATTTCACTGGTCGGGAATTAGCCCCGGAGTTTCTCTTGGTGCGGCATTGATGTGTAAGAAAGCGATATTATCTGCCTATAACAATGGTATTGATATATCTTCTGATTTTAATTTTCGTTCCAAATTATGGCAATATGGTAAACATTCTTCCGAGATTATGCCGGGATTGCTTTATTACAGTACAATAACAATAGCCGATTTGGATTCAGCTGAAATATATTTTGGAATTACCACGAGTAAGAATGATTCACATTCCGATAGGTTCCTTAAAGTATATGAGTCTCTGAAAGAAAAAATGCCATATCTGAAGACGTTGGCTATGAGTTTCAGGAGTTCGGAAGATGCAACACAGGTATATTACGGAATGTTATTATATGAAGGTCAATTATATGAATCTAAAAAAGCAAAGCTACATGTAATTACAGATCAGATAGGTACTGGTGATGCTTTTTGTGCAGGTCTGCTTTACGGTCTTACCAATAATTTATCCGGGCAGGAAACGATTGATTGGGCAATAGCTTGCGGAGCACTAAAGCAGAGTGTTCCAGGTGATTTTGCCATTATTACTCCAGCAGAAATACAGCATTTTATTAATCATAATTCCAGTAACCGAATTAACAGATAA
- a CDS encoding bifunctional 4-hydroxy-2-oxoglutarate aldolase/2-dehydro-3-deoxy-phosphogluconate aldolase, with protein MYDILKEQGVLPLITKIGTETAKILVQSAADSEIKIIEFAARSEDSKEVFAQMVQFRNVSNLNVKLAVGSVLSARDAAEYHKLGADCIVCPHIDPQIAAYCNENNLYWIPGAATLNEILYANKLGAEIVKLFPADAIGGANYVKAIRSPFPQLKLMPTGGVRLDEDNLNEWFSAGVVCVGIGSHLFSAETLVNLNYQKALEVFKYLKDTVQKIKNQHGTKMVGNKS; from the coding sequence ATGTATGATATTTTAAAAGAACAGGGAGTGCTCCCTTTGATTACAAAAATTGGAACTGAAACAGCTAAAATATTAGTACAGTCTGCTGCCGATTCAGAAATTAAAATAATAGAGTTTGCAGCCCGATCCGAAGATTCAAAAGAAGTGTTTGCTCAAATGGTACAGTTCAGAAATGTAAGTAACCTGAATGTTAAACTAGCAGTAGGTTCGGTTCTTAGTGCAAGAGATGCGGCTGAATATCATAAGCTGGGAGCAGATTGTATTGTGTGTCCGCATATTGATCCTCAGATTGCAGCCTACTGTAATGAAAATAATCTGTACTGGATCCCGGGGGCAGCAACGTTAAATGAAATTTTGTATGCTAACAAACTGGGGGCTGAAATAGTGAAGCTTTTCCCGGCTGATGCAATAGGTGGTGCCAATTATGTGAAAGCTATAAGATCTCCGTTTCCTCAATTGAAATTAATGCCCACAGGCGGAGTCCGCCTGGATGAAGATAATTTAAATGAATGGTTTTCAGCAGGAGTTGTGTGTGTAGGAATTGGATCGCATTTGTTTTCAGCAGAAACTTTGGTCAATCTGAATTATCAGAAAGCACTTGAAGTATTTAAATATTTAAAAGACACTGTACAAAAAATTAAAAATCAGCATGGAACAAAAATGGTGGGAAATAAATCCTGA
- a CDS encoding D-TA family PLP-dependent enzyme, with protein MEQKWWEINPDTFIDTPFLAIYPDRIRYNIEMLITSVNGDLTKLRPHIKTHKLGEILQLLRDYGIEKVKCATISEAELCALYNVPDILLAYQPAGLLKQHRWLQLLQNYPEINFSTIVDNFETVFELSKLGQNNNQTFGVYIDINTGMNRTGVDFKSNWDELVCDISERPNIQFLGIHIYDGHLHGTEEARIKDASEIFSVIKDRLYSLQQRLGTTLKIVAGGSGTFPFYATQEGVECSPGTFVFWDTNYQIHLPEQDFLPAAVLVGTIISKPENATLCIDIGYKAVASENPLDKRLTILNDINLIPVSQSEEHLVLQNNGSQQYNLGEIIYVVPYHICPTCALYETVQVVNARHDIYDQWTVLARKRKINI; from the coding sequence ATGGAACAAAAATGGTGGGAAATAAATCCTGATACCTTTATAGATACCCCTTTTTTAGCGATATATCCGGATCGTATCCGGTATAATATAGAAATGCTTATCACATCTGTGAACGGAGATCTGACAAAGTTAAGACCACATATAAAAACGCATAAGCTTGGTGAAATTTTGCAATTGTTAAGAGATTATGGAATTGAAAAAGTGAAATGTGCGACAATTTCAGAGGCAGAATTGTGTGCGCTATATAATGTCCCGGATATATTATTGGCTTATCAACCAGCTGGTTTATTAAAACAACATCGCTGGCTGCAGCTATTACAGAACTATCCTGAAATTAATTTTTCCACTATTGTGGATAACTTTGAAACGGTATTTGAGCTTTCCAAATTGGGGCAAAATAATAATCAGACATTCGGAGTGTATATTGATATCAATACCGGAATGAACAGAACAGGTGTTGATTTTAAAAGTAACTGGGATGAATTAGTATGTGATATTTCAGAACGTCCTAATATTCAGTTTTTAGGAATCCATATTTACGATGGTCATTTGCACGGTACGGAAGAAGCAAGAATAAAAGATGCATCCGAAATATTTTCTGTAATTAAAGATAGATTATATTCTCTTCAACAGAGATTAGGGACTACCTTAAAGATAGTTGCAGGCGGATCGGGTACATTTCCCTTTTATGCAACTCAGGAAGGGGTGGAATGTAGTCCCGGAACTTTTGTATTCTGGGATACAAATTACCAGATTCATCTACCAGAACAGGATTTTTTACCGGCTGCAGTGCTAGTGGGAACAATTATATCCAAACCTGAAAATGCTACTTTGTGTATAGACATAGGATATAAAGCCGTAGCTTCAGAAAATCCACTTGACAAACGTTTAACAATTCTTAATGATATTAATCTTATTCCTGTATCGCAATCCGAGGAACATTTAGTACTTCAAAACAATGGGAGTCAACAATATAATTTAGGAGAGATAATCTATGTTGTTCCTTATCATATATGCCCTACCTGTGCCCTATACGAAACAGTTCAGGTGGTCAATGCACGACATGATATCTATGATCAGTGGACGGTACTGGCACGTAAAAGAAAAATCAATATTTAA
- a CDS encoding dipeptidase — MFIFDAHLDLSMNAMEWNRDLRNNVNLLRHLEQGMDDKPDRGRATVSFPDLRKGNVGIVVATQIARFVKPDSLIPGWNSPQQAWAQTQAQVAWYKCMEEEGELVAITDKQSLQQHIALWNDGTPNDKKPIGYILSLEGADSIVDVSYVERAYHYGLRAIGPAHYGPGRYANGTDSTGKMNDKGIQLLKEMERLNIILDATHLCDDAFWQALDHYNGPVWASHNNCRSLVNHNRQYDDEQIKELIARGAVIGGALDAWMLVPDWKRGVSIPLDMQCNLETVFRHMDYICQLAGNTFHIGIGSDLDGAFGTEQCPYDLDTIADLQKLVSIFRDHGYSENDLKNIFHQNWINFLMRNWS, encoded by the coding sequence ATGTTCATATTCGATGCACATCTGGATCTTAGCATGAATGCTATGGAATGGAACCGAGATCTTAGAAATAATGTAAACCTGCTTCGTCATCTGGAACAGGGAATGGATGATAAACCAGACAGAGGGCGGGCAACAGTGTCATTCCCTGATCTGCGAAAAGGAAATGTTGGTATTGTAGTCGCAACACAAATTGCAAGATTTGTAAAACCGGATAGTCTTATTCCGGGGTGGAACTCTCCACAACAAGCATGGGCGCAGACGCAAGCCCAGGTTGCATGGTATAAGTGCATGGAAGAAGAAGGTGAATTGGTAGCTATTACAGATAAACAATCTTTGCAACAGCATATCGCATTATGGAATGACGGAACTCCGAATGATAAAAAGCCAATAGGGTATATACTAAGTCTGGAAGGTGCAGATTCTATTGTGGATGTTTCCTATGTAGAAAGAGCTTACCATTATGGACTAAGGGCTATCGGTCCTGCTCATTATGGTCCGGGGCGTTATGCCAATGGAACTGATTCCACCGGTAAAATGAATGATAAAGGAATACAGCTATTGAAAGAAATGGAACGTCTTAATATTATCCTGGATGCTACTCATTTATGTGATGATGCATTCTGGCAGGCTTTGGATCATTATAACGGACCTGTGTGGGCTAGTCATAATAATTGCAGGAGTCTGGTTAATCATAACAGGCAATATGATGATGAACAAATTAAAGAACTTATTGCCAGAGGGGCTGTTATAGGAGGAGCTTTAGATGCATGGATGCTAGTTCCGGACTGGAAGAGAGGTGTCTCAATACCTTTGGATATGCAGTGTAATCTGGAAACTGTTTTCAGACATATGGATTATATCTGTCAGCTTGCTGGGAATACTTTCCACATAGGCATAGGCTCTGATCTGGATGGAGCTTTCGGAACTGAGCAGTGCCCTTATGACTTGGATACTATTGCCGATTTACAAAAGCTGGTTTCTATATTCAGAGATCATGGCTACTCAGAGAATGATCTCAAAAATATCTTTCATCAAAACTGGATAAATTTTTTGATGAGGAATTGGAGTTAG
- a CDS encoding DeoR/GlpR family DNA-binding transcription regulator, with translation MDNNHLANYTKEERKAHILKEINLHTRVSFDTLSNQLFVSEDTIRRDINELEAESLIIKIKGGAMTKAYHHSSATNQVYSGEAKQIIAQKTLELLHDGIVLLMGGGTTVREFIRLIPNDLHLTVFTVSVISAIELLDKPNIKTIMIGGAISPYSQMCISGDVYNTLGSIKADLLILGTNALDIEGGFSDSDWDTVQVKKMMIKASQKVAILTISEKLNTVLKMKIADLSEVDYVVTEANADNEKLQPYKNAVPNLTFI, from the coding sequence ATGGATAATAATCATTTAGCCAATTATACCAAAGAAGAAAGAAAAGCACATATTTTAAAAGAAATTAATCTGCATACTCGCGTTAGCTTTGATACTCTTTCCAATCAGCTTTTTGTTTCTGAGGACACTATAAGAAGAGATATTAACGAACTGGAAGCAGAATCATTAATTATAAAGATAAAAGGTGGTGCCATGACAAAGGCATATCATCACTCTTCTGCTACCAATCAGGTATATTCCGGAGAAGCCAAACAGATTATCGCACAAAAAACGCTTGAATTATTGCATGACGGAATAGTCTTATTAATGGGCGGAGGTACTACAGTAAGAGAATTCATCCGCTTAATCCCAAATGATTTACACCTTACAGTCTTCACGGTCTCCGTAATCTCAGCTATAGAATTACTGGACAAACCTAATATTAAAACAATTATGATAGGTGGAGCAATCTCTCCTTACAGCCAGATGTGCATTAGTGGTGATGTTTATAATACATTAGGAAGTATTAAAGCTGATTTATTGATTCTGGGCACCAATGCACTTGACATAGAAGGCGGTTTTTCAGATTCAGACTGGGACACCGTTCAGGTAAAAAAAATGATGATCAAAGCATCGCAAAAGGTTGCTATTCTTACCATATCTGAAAAACTAAATACAGTATTAAAAATGAAAATAGCCGATCTATCTGAAGTAGATTACGTTGTTACTGAAGCTAATGCCGATAATGAGAAACTGCAGCCTTATAAGAATGCAGTTCCAAATCTCACATTTATCTAA
- a CDS encoding peptidase domain-containing ABC transporter, with amino-acid sequence MKKFPFYKQPDAKDCGPTCLRIVSKYYGKSIPLQQIRGLSETTREGSSLLGLSDAAENLGYRTLGVQINFDDLVSEVPLPCVVHWNKNHFVVVYKIEKKKNDYTVYVSDPSYGLITYTREEFIKFWIGENADEKTEEGIALILETTPAFYQTEWDDTESKASFKFLSKYLLKYKNLILQLAVGLLAGSLLSLIFPFLTQSIVDVGIQNHDINFIYLVLLAQIMLFVGRMGIEVIRSWILLHLSTRINISIISDFFIKLMKLPISFFDTRMTGDIMQRINDHHRIEQLLTNSSLNTLFSLVNLIIFSIVLLFYDYRLFLIYLLGAFLYIGWITFFLKKRKELDYKRFSQISQEQSKVIELVNGMQEIKMHNAEKQKRWGWEFLQVKLFKLRIKSLSLEQWQSVGGNFINQMKDILVSFLSAKLVLDGNLTLGMMLSVQYIIGQLNGPLMQLIDFIRQTQDAKISLERLGEIHDKEDEESAEEQYASEIPHEDIEVKDLSFRYVGSDTYVFEHLNLSIPYQKTTAIVGASGSGKTTLLKLLMKFYEPQEGELRIGNTPLKNVSPRFWRDHCGVVMQEGYVFNDTIANNIAVGEDYIDKQKLRKAVDIANIKEFIEGLPLSYNTKIGNEGIGVSGGQKQRLFIARAVYKSPEYIFFDEATSALDANNEKVIMENLEQFFKGKTAIVIAHRLSTVKHADKIIVLDKGKVVEEGSHKELVALQGEYYRLVKNQLELGN; translated from the coding sequence TTGAAAAAATTTCCATTCTATAAGCAGCCTGATGCGAAGGACTGTGGTCCTACATGTTTGCGGATTGTAAGTAAATATTACGGAAAAAGCATACCATTACAACAGATACGTGGTCTTTCTGAAACCACACGTGAAGGAAGTAGTCTATTAGGACTAAGTGATGCTGCAGAAAATCTCGGATACCGCACACTAGGTGTACAGATTAATTTTGATGATTTAGTGTCTGAAGTTCCGCTACCTTGTGTTGTTCACTGGAACAAAAACCACTTTGTAGTTGTTTATAAAATTGAAAAAAAGAAAAACGATTATACAGTATATGTTTCTGATCCAAGTTATGGGTTAATTACTTATACACGTGAAGAATTTATTAAATTCTGGATTGGAGAAAATGCAGATGAGAAAACAGAAGAAGGTATTGCTCTTATTCTGGAAACTACCCCTGCATTTTATCAGACCGAATGGGATGATACAGAAAGTAAAGCCAGCTTTAAATTTCTTTCAAAATACTTATTGAAGTATAAAAATCTGATTTTGCAATTGGCAGTTGGGCTTTTGGCAGGAAGTTTACTTTCTCTTATTTTTCCATTCCTTACGCAGAGTATTGTCGATGTTGGAATCCAGAATCACGATATTAATTTTATTTATCTCGTTTTATTAGCCCAGATAATGCTTTTCGTTGGGAGAATGGGAATAGAAGTTATCCGCAGCTGGATCTTACTTCACCTTTCTACCCGGATTAATATTTCTATTATTTCCGATTTCTTTATCAAATTAATGAAACTGCCAATTAGTTTCTTTGATACAAGGATGACCGGAGATATTATGCAACGGATAAATGACCATCATCGTATTGAACAGTTGTTAACTAACTCTTCTCTCAATACCTTATTTTCATTGGTCAATCTCATTATATTTAGTATTGTACTATTATTTTATGATTACCGTTTATTCCTGATTTATCTTTTAGGAGCATTTCTTTATATAGGATGGATTACCTTTTTCCTGAAAAAAAGAAAAGAGCTTGATTATAAAAGATTTTCACAGATCTCGCAGGAGCAGAGTAAGGTGATAGAGCTAGTTAATGGAATGCAGGAAATAAAAATGCATAATGCTGAGAAACAAAAACGTTGGGGATGGGAGTTTCTGCAGGTAAAGTTATTTAAACTTCGTATCAAATCACTCTCATTGGAACAATGGCAATCTGTGGGAGGTAATTTTATCAACCAGATGAAAGATATTCTGGTGAGTTTTTTATCAGCAAAACTAGTGTTAGATGGTAACTTAACTTTGGGTATGATGCTTTCTGTGCAATATATTATTGGACAGTTAAACGGGCCATTGATGCAGCTTATAGATTTTATTCGCCAAACTCAGGATGCGAAAATATCGTTAGAGCGTTTGGGAGAAATTCATGATAAAGAAGATGAAGAGAGTGCAGAAGAGCAATATGCAAGTGAAATCCCTCATGAGGATATTGAAGTAAAAGATCTTTCTTTCCGCTATGTGGGTTCCGATACTTATGTCTTTGAACACTTGAATCTGAGTATTCCTTATCAGAAGACAACTGCAATTGTCGGAGCCAGTGGAAGCGGAAAGACAACATTGCTGAAATTGTTGATGAAGTTTTATGAACCACAAGAAGGTGAGCTCAGAATAGGTAATACTCCACTAAAGAATGTTTCACCCCGTTTTTGGAGGGATCATTGTGGTGTTGTGATGCAGGAAGGTTATGTGTTCAATGATACTATTGCCAATAATATTGCAGTAGGAGAAGATTATATAGATAAGCAAAAACTTCGCAAAGCAGTAGATATTGCTAATATTAAAGAATTTATTGAGGGTTTACCTCTGAGCTATAATACTAAAATAGGAAACGAAGGTATTGGTGTCAGTGGCGGGCAAAAGCAACGATTGTTTATTGCCCGTGCAGTTTACAAATCTCCGGAATATATCTTTTTTGATGAGGCAACTAGCGCATTGGATGCTAATAACGAGAAAGTCATTATGGAAAACCTGGAACAGTTTTTTAAGGGTAAAACCGCTATTGTTATTGCTCACCGATTATCAACTGTAAAACATGCTGATAAAATAATAGTGTTGGACAAAGGTAAAGTGGTGGAAGAAGGGAGTCATAAAGAATTAGTGGCATTGCAGGGAGAATATTACCGATTAGTGAAAAACCAGTTAGAACTTGGAAATTAG